The DNA sequence CTCGGCGGCATCATGCTGTTTCGGGGAGGGGAGGGGGAAGACATGGCCATATCCTGGGGAGTTTTGATCCCCACGGTAGTCACCATATCGTTGTTTTTTATTGCGGTGGCGGGGATTGTCTTCCGCAGCCACCTGCAGCGCTCTATGTCCGGGACCGCCGGTATGGTAGGGGAGCGGGGCGTGGCCTACACGGCGCTGAATCCCGAGGGCCGGGTCTACGTCCACGGTGAATACTGGAACGCTCAGAGCACCGAGCCGGTTGCTAAGGGTGAACCGGTTGAAGTCTTGCAAGTAGTGGATCTCAAGCTCCTGGTCCGCCGGGCTCCACAAATTTCATAATTTCGTAATTTCTTAATTTCATAAAGGAGACGAATATGCCACCAACTTATATCATTGTGGTAGCGGTGCTGGTCCTTTTTTTCCTGATGAGCGCCATCAAGGTCCTCAACGAATACGAGCGCGGCGTGGTTTTCCGGCTGGGCCGGGCTTTGCACCGGGCAAAGGGACCGGGCCTCATCATCCTTATTCCCATGGTGGACCAACTGGTTAAGGTCAACCTGCAGCTGGTGACCTTTGATGTTCCCTCCCAGGACGTCATTACCCGGGATAATGTTTCGGTTAAAGTGGACGCTGTGGTTTACTTCCGGGTGATCGATCCGATGAAGGCCATAATCGAAGTGCAGAATTACCTCACCGCCACCCAGCGGCTGTCGCAAACCACCTTACGGAGCGTCTGCGGCCAGATGGAACTGGACGATCTGCTGGCGGAACGGGAGAAGGTCAACGCCCAGTTGGCAGAAATCCTGGATAATCAAACGGAACCTTGGGGCATCAAGGTGACGCTGGTGGAGGTACGTTCCATCGACCTGCCCATTGAGATGCAGCGGGCCATCGCCAAGCAGGCGGAGGCCGAACGGGAACGGCGGGCCAAGGTCATCAACGCCGAAGGTGAGTTCCAGGCCGCCGCGAAGATGGCTGATGCCGCCAAGGTGCTGGCTACCGAGCCCATGTCTCTGCAACTCCGCTACCTCCAAACCCTGCGGGAGATTGCCGCGGAGAAGAACTCCACGACGCTCTTCCCCATTCCCATCGACCTCATCACCCCTTTCATCAAGATGGCGCAGCGGATGGATAAGTTGGATGAGGCCGAAAAAGGGTAAAAAGGGCAGAACAATGGCCTTTGGGGTTGAGAAATCGGTGAAATACCGATAAATTAAACGGTGCGCCTCATCACCCGGTTAACGGGTAAGGATGCCTCAAGGGGTGCTGATAGGCCAAGCTCGAAAAAAAGAGAAGAGGGTAGGGGTGGGGTAACCCCGCTTCCGCCAGGCAATACCACAGGAGAGAAACTATGGCTAAGAAGGAACGTAAAGAGAAAAAGGAAAAACCCTTAGATAAGATGACCGCCACCGAGCTGCGCAAGTACGCTCTGGATATGGGTGAGATCAGCGGCGTGCACGGCATGAACAAAGAAGAACTGCTGGTCGCCATCAAAGAGGTGAAGGGCATCAAAGATGAGGGTAAGGTTACCGAGAAGGTCAGTATGCGGGATCTGAAGGTGAAAGCCGGGGAGATGCGCACCAAGAAGCTGGAAGCCAAGGCTAGTGGCGAACCTCGCAAGAAGGTCGATGTCCTGCGAAAGCGCGCCAATCGCATGAAGAAGCGGACGAGAAAAGCGGCCTAAGGCAGATTGAGGAGATAGTCTCCTAACAGGGAAACGATGCGGTTTAAGGCAAGCATAAGCCTGGCTTAAACCGCATTGTTTTGATTAAATCTGCACTGCTTAACATGAATTATACCAAGTTGCGTCCATAGAAGTAAAAATAGCTTCGGTTTTGTAGGATCGTACCTGCATGTGCGGCCACCATGAGGGCGGACACATAGGTCCGCCCCTACAAAAACAAAATTACCTGTATGAGCGCAACTTGGTATGAGGCCTGGGAGATGAATTGTAATGGCCTTTCGCTGGGGGAAACGTCCCGGAGAAACCTCTATCAGTTACTGCCGGCGCTGGGCTAGATAGGCCTCCAGCCTGCTCAAGCCCTCCTGCAGGTTATCCAGGGAATTGGCATAGGAGAAGCGCAGAAAGCCTTCGCCTCCGGGACCGAAATCAATGCCCGGGGCGACCCCGACTTTGACTTTTTCCAGGATATCAAAG is a window from the Desulfobaccales bacterium genome containing:
- a CDS encoding Rho termination factor N-terminal domain-containing protein, with protein sequence MAKKERKEKKEKPLDKMTATELRKYALDMGEISGVHGMNKEELLVAIKEVKGIKDEGKVTEKVSMRDLKVKAGEMRTKKLEAKASGEPRKKVDVLRKRANRMKKRTRKAA
- a CDS encoding slipin family protein encodes the protein MPPTYIIVVAVLVLFFLMSAIKVLNEYERGVVFRLGRALHRAKGPGLIILIPMVDQLVKVNLQLVTFDVPSQDVITRDNVSVKVDAVVYFRVIDPMKAIIEVQNYLTATQRLSQTTLRSVCGQMELDDLLAEREKVNAQLAEILDNQTEPWGIKVTLVEVRSIDLPIEMQRAIAKQAEAERERRAKVINAEGEFQAAAKMADAAKVLATEPMSLQLRYLQTLREIAAEKNSTTLFPIPIDLITPFIKMAQRMDKLDEAEKG